In a single window of the Pseudomonas entomophila genome:
- a CDS encoding methyl-accepting chemotaxis protein has product MPLRRLSIQWKITLLAGLCLLAIVALLVATSLTQARRSAALVSQANAEMLEHSARLRLQAHAETQALRIQRYFMDAYQYGNGFARLVQVLKARGDSDLRTVLTAQARSALAGNPNLTGLYLVFEPNALDHQDSRFVAQAELGSNDSGRFSLYWSQSSPGALQAEAMPESMLADTTVGANGSPYNRWLTCPQQTAKACVLDPYFDEVNGRQVLMTSIALPLLEGGKVVGVLGLDIGLDNLQQLSLDGRQELFDGQGQVSIVSPAGLLAGNSRDAGKLAKPLEQTVADGLLRVARPFTPIPDAAPWQVLLELPEQVLQAPAVALNQRLDAHNQSANLTSLLIGLGAAVAGLLLVWLTARGVTRPILAVAARLKDIASGEGDLTRRLDYARDDELGQLTGWFNRFLDKLQPVIAQVKGSLQEARGTADQSAVIASQTSAGMQQQHREIEQVATAANEMSATAQDVAHNASQAAQAARGADQAAREGLALVDANRQAIDQLAGGMDTAMQEARALESRSEQIGSVLEVIRAIAEQTNLLALNAAIEAARAGEAGRGFAVVADEVRNLAQRTQVSVEEIRQVIEGLQQGTRDVVEAMRGGQRQAQESATQMERTLPALQRIGEAVAVITDMNLQIASAAEEQSAVAEEVNRNVAGIRDVTESLSGQADESARISQALNRLANQQQALMEQFRV; this is encoded by the coding sequence ATGCCGCTGCGTCGCCTCTCCATCCAGTGGAAGATCACCTTGCTGGCCGGCCTGTGCCTGCTGGCCATCGTCGCCCTGCTGGTTGCCACCTCGCTCACCCAGGCCAGGCGCAGCGCAGCGCTGGTCAGCCAGGCCAACGCCGAGATGCTCGAACACAGCGCGCGCCTGCGCCTGCAGGCCCACGCCGAGACCCAGGCGTTACGCATCCAGCGCTACTTCATGGATGCCTACCAGTACGGCAACGGCTTCGCCCGGCTGGTGCAGGTGCTCAAGGCGCGCGGCGACAGCGACCTGCGCACGGTACTGACTGCCCAGGCCCGCAGCGCCTTGGCGGGCAACCCGAACCTGACCGGGCTGTACCTGGTCTTCGAACCCAATGCCCTGGACCATCAGGACAGCCGCTTCGTCGCCCAGGCCGAGCTGGGCAGCAACGACAGCGGGCGCTTCTCGCTGTACTGGTCGCAATCGAGCCCTGGCGCGCTGCAAGCCGAAGCCATGCCCGAGTCGATGCTGGCCGACACCACGGTCGGCGCCAACGGTTCCCCCTACAATCGCTGGCTGACCTGCCCGCAACAGACCGCCAAGGCCTGTGTGCTCGACCCGTACTTCGACGAGGTCAACGGCCGCCAGGTACTGATGACCAGCATCGCCCTGCCGCTGCTCGAAGGTGGCAAGGTAGTCGGCGTACTCGGCCTGGACATCGGCCTGGACAACCTGCAGCAACTGAGCCTGGATGGCCGCCAGGAGCTGTTCGACGGCCAGGGCCAAGTCAGCATCGTCAGCCCTGCCGGGTTGCTGGCCGGCAACAGCCGTGACGCCGGCAAGCTGGCCAAGCCCCTGGAGCAGACCGTGGCCGATGGCCTGTTGCGCGTCGCCCGACCGTTCACCCCGATCCCCGACGCCGCGCCCTGGCAGGTGCTTCTGGAACTGCCCGAGCAGGTACTGCAGGCACCGGCGGTGGCCCTCAACCAGCGCCTGGACGCCCACAACCAGAGCGCCAACCTGACTAGCCTGCTGATCGGCCTGGGCGCGGCGGTCGCGGGCCTGCTGCTGGTGTGGCTGACCGCCCGCGGCGTGACCCGGCCGATCCTCGCCGTGGCTGCGCGGCTGAAGGATATCGCCAGCGGCGAAGGCGACCTGACGCGCCGCCTGGACTACGCCCGCGACGACGAACTGGGCCAGTTGACCGGCTGGTTCAACCGTTTCCTCGACAAGCTCCAGCCGGTGATCGCCCAGGTCAAGGGCTCGCTGCAGGAAGCCCGTGGCACCGCCGATCAATCGGCGGTCATCGCCAGCCAGACCAGCGCCGGCATGCAGCAACAGCACCGCGAGATCGAACAGGTGGCCACCGCCGCCAACGAGATGAGCGCCACCGCCCAGGACGTCGCCCACAACGCCTCGCAGGCCGCCCAGGCCGCCCGTGGTGCCGACCAGGCCGCCCGCGAAGGGCTGGCGCTGGTCGACGCCAATCGTCAAGCCATCGACCAACTGGCCGGCGGCATGGACACCGCAATGCAAGAGGCGCGCGCACTGGAAAGCCGCAGCGAACAGATCGGTTCGGTGCTGGAGGTGATCCGCGCTATCGCCGAGCAGACCAACCTGCTGGCCCTCAACGCGGCCATCGAGGCGGCCCGGGCCGGCGAAGCCGGGCGTGGTTTTGCCGTGGTCGCCGATGAGGTGCGCAACCTGGCGCAGCGCACCCAGGTGTCGGTGGAGGAGATTCGCCAGGTGATCGAAGGCCTGCAGCAGGGCACTCGGGATGTGGTCGAGGCCATGCGCGGCGGCCAGCGCCAAGCCCAGGAAAGCGCCACGCAAATGGAGCGGACCCTGCCCGCCCTGCAGCGTATCGGTGAGGCGGTGGCGGTGATCACCGACATGAACCTGCAGATCGCCTCGGCGGCCGAGGAACAGAGCGCGGTGGCCGAAGAGGTAAACCGCAACGTGGCCGGGATCCGCGATGTGACCGAGTCGCTGTCGGGACAGGCCGATGAGTCGGCGCGGATCAGCCAAGCCTTGAACCGCCTGGCCAATCAGCAACAGGCACTGATGGAGCAGTTCCGGGTGTAA
- a CDS encoding phosphoethanolamine transferase CptA — MSTSSTPTRKRVDWAGLGWLLLFFWYFSGVTQALLLFSGTTGFAGFRDAFILSSLWLAPVLLLPRLTRPLSALIGLVLWASSLVGLSYFGIYRQEFSQSVIFVMFESNTAEASEYFSQYFSVTLCLALLLYTVVAVLLWRRIRPVTLPLRTRLPLVVMLLAAILVYPFYKQMVTQERSFADAREKVEQRMEPAVPWQLVVGYRQYRQQLDNMQELLDKNAALPPLQGLKDSNGDTPRTLVLVLGESTTREHMHVYGYNRDTTPNLDALAASDKGLTVFRNVVSPRPYTIEVMQQILTFGDEEHPDRFLSAPSLINLMKQAGYKTFWITNQQTMTKRNTMLTTFSQQTDEPVYLNNQRNQNASQYDDVVLPPFEKALQDPAPKKLIIVHLLGTHMDYRYRYPAQYEHFKDNQGAPAALSPDQVETYNFYDNAVRYNDFVVSSLIKRYSASTPNGFLLYLSDHGEDVYSSGNHDRLGRNEGDPTRPMYTIPFLLWTSPSWQASHPRDLQAAAARPYSSAHLIHTLSDLAGLSYDLYEPAKSVVSDQFVATPRWIGNPYAKNGLHDFDQLPTGKADKQQTVSSDMPKPGKI; from the coding sequence GTGTCGACTTCTTCTACCCCTACTCGCAAACGCGTGGACTGGGCTGGCCTAGGCTGGCTGCTGCTGTTCTTCTGGTACTTCTCCGGCGTGACCCAGGCATTACTGCTGTTCAGCGGCACCACTGGCTTCGCTGGCTTTCGCGATGCCTTCATTCTCAGCAGCCTGTGGCTCGCCCCGGTTCTGCTGCTACCGCGCCTGACCCGCCCGCTGTCCGCGTTGATCGGGTTGGTGCTGTGGGCGTCATCGCTGGTGGGCCTGAGCTACTTCGGTATCTATCGCCAGGAGTTTTCGCAGAGCGTCATCTTCGTGATGTTCGAATCAAACACCGCCGAAGCCAGCGAATACTTCAGCCAGTACTTCAGTGTCACGCTGTGCCTGGCGCTGCTGCTCTACACGGTCGTTGCCGTATTGCTGTGGCGACGCATCCGCCCCGTCACCCTGCCCCTGCGCACTCGCCTGCCACTGGTCGTCATGTTGCTGGCCGCAATCCTGGTCTACCCCTTCTACAAACAGATGGTCACCCAGGAACGCTCGTTCGCCGATGCCCGGGAAAAGGTCGAGCAACGCATGGAACCCGCCGTGCCGTGGCAACTGGTGGTCGGCTACCGGCAGTATCGCCAGCAACTGGACAACATGCAGGAACTGCTTGATAAAAACGCCGCGCTGCCTCCACTGCAAGGGCTCAAGGACAGCAACGGCGACACACCACGCACACTGGTGCTGGTACTGGGCGAGTCCACCACCCGCGAACACATGCACGTGTACGGCTACAACCGTGACACCACGCCCAACCTCGATGCCCTGGCCGCCAGCGACAAGGGCCTGACAGTGTTCCGCAACGTCGTCTCGCCGCGCCCCTACACCATCGAGGTGATGCAGCAGATCCTGACTTTCGGCGACGAAGAGCACCCTGATCGCTTCCTCAGCGCCCCGTCGCTGATCAACCTGATGAAACAGGCGGGCTACAAGACCTTCTGGATCACCAACCAGCAGACCATGACCAAACGCAACACCATGCTCACCACCTTCTCCCAGCAGACGGACGAGCCGGTGTACCTGAACAACCAGCGCAACCAGAATGCCAGCCAGTACGATGACGTGGTGCTGCCCCCCTTTGAGAAGGCCTTGCAGGACCCGGCGCCGAAGAAGCTCATCATTGTCCACTTGCTCGGTACGCACATGGACTACCGCTACCGTTACCCGGCGCAGTACGAGCACTTCAAGGACAACCAGGGGGCACCCGCAGCGCTGTCACCTGACCAGGTCGAAACCTACAACTTCTATGACAACGCAGTGCGCTACAACGACTTCGTGGTATCCAGCCTGATCAAGCGCTATTCGGCGAGCACCCCGAACGGTTTCCTGCTGTACCTCTCCGACCATGGCGAGGATGTCTACAGTTCGGGCAACCACGACCGCCTGGGCCGCAACGAAGGCGATCCGACCCGGCCGATGTACACCATCCCATTCCTGCTCTGGACCTCACCGAGCTGGCAAGCCAGCCACCCACGCGACCTGCAGGCGGCGGCCGCGCGCCCGTACAGCAGTGCGCACCTGATCCATACGCTGTCCGACCTGGCCGGCCTCAGCTACGACCTTTACGAGCCGGCCAAGAGCGTGGTCAGCGATCAGTTCGTCGCCACACCGCGCTGGATCGGCAACCCCTACGCGAAGAATGGCCTGCATGACTTCGACCAACTGCCCACCGGCAAGGCCGATAAACAGCAGACAGTCAGCAGCGACATGCCGAAGCCGGGCAAGATATGA
- a CDS encoding CatB-related O-acetyltransferase, with protein sequence MDKLDRAAEKLRLSFPRGSVGIGSYGTPLVTEFGDDAVLHIGNFTSIAEGVQILLGGEHRTDWLTTYPFPAKIDGLEDIKDYSPSKGNVVIGSDCWICTNAMILSGVTIGHGAIVAAGAMVTRDVPPYAVVGGNPCKFIRWRFDEPVREALLEAAWWDWPVDEVKAVARMLCSGDLDAFLDYARKRQAIPAP encoded by the coding sequence ATGGACAAACTCGACCGGGCAGCGGAGAAACTTCGTCTGAGCTTTCCCCGTGGCAGTGTGGGAATTGGTAGTTATGGCACGCCACTGGTCACCGAGTTCGGTGACGACGCGGTGCTGCACATCGGCAATTTCACGTCGATTGCTGAAGGCGTGCAGATCCTGCTAGGCGGTGAGCACCGCACCGATTGGCTGACCACCTACCCATTTCCCGCCAAGATCGATGGTCTTGAAGACATCAAGGATTACTCGCCAAGCAAGGGTAATGTGGTGATCGGCAGTGACTGCTGGATTTGCACCAATGCGATGATTCTCTCTGGGGTCACCATCGGCCATGGCGCGATCGTTGCCGCCGGTGCCATGGTTACGCGTGACGTGCCGCCCTACGCTGTGGTTGGTGGAAACCCATGCAAATTCATCCGCTGGCGCTTCGACGAGCCAGTACGCGAGGCGCTGCTCGAAGCGGCCTGGTGGGACTGGCCGGTCGATGAGGTGAAGGCGGTGGCGCGCATGCTCTGCAGTGGTGACCTGGACGCATTTCTCGACTATGCACGCAAGCGCCAGGCAATCCCCGCGCCCTGA
- a CDS encoding glycosyltransferase family 2 protein — protein sequence MTHGSEQHSETQPPLISVVAPCYNAEKYLREALQSIFAQDYPNFEVIIVDDGSSDRSVEMLRELQKTYDFTLLTQANQGVSGALNTGLAHARGVYVSTPDLDDIMLPHSLSVRARYLDEHPKVGCVGALITYMDTEGRDTKVQQRSEIKTFSFEQILRDAVVIGAPASLYRMEAMRAAKFYDPAIKVQDFQMTLRIASQGYEIHELPVCVTRYRRHPNNLSRKFKVLLEADLKTIAPYREHPAYAWGRSVLVHKALKYAVVSDKGYAWQLLRGIPLRHYNKTTFRRIKRLLFHR from the coding sequence ATGACACATGGAAGCGAGCAGCACAGTGAGACCCAGCCCCCGCTGATCTCTGTCGTGGCACCCTGCTATAACGCCGAGAAGTACCTGCGGGAGGCCCTGCAGAGTATCTTTGCTCAGGATTACCCGAACTTCGAAGTCATCATCGTCGATGATGGCTCGAGCGACCGCAGCGTGGAAATGCTGCGCGAGTTGCAGAAAACCTACGACTTCACGCTCCTCACCCAGGCCAACCAGGGCGTCAGCGGCGCACTCAACACCGGGCTTGCCCATGCCCGTGGCGTCTATGTGTCGACGCCGGACCTGGACGACATCATGCTGCCACACTCGCTCAGCGTGCGTGCCCGCTATCTGGACGAGCACCCGAAAGTAGGGTGCGTGGGTGCGCTGATCACCTACATGGACACGGAAGGCCGCGACACCAAGGTGCAGCAACGCAGCGAGATCAAGACCTTCAGCTTCGAGCAGATACTGCGCGATGCCGTGGTGATCGGTGCACCGGCTTCGTTGTACCGCATGGAGGCGATGCGGGCGGCGAAATTCTATGACCCGGCGATCAAGGTCCAGGACTTCCAGATGACCCTGCGCATTGCGTCGCAGGGCTACGAAATCCACGAGCTTCCGGTATGCGTCACGCGTTATCGGCGCCACCCCAACAACTTGTCGCGAAAGTTCAAGGTGCTGCTCGAGGCCGACCTCAAGACCATCGCCCCGTATCGCGAGCACCCGGCCTACGCCTGGGGGCGTTCGGTGCTGGTGCACAAGGCCTTGAAGTACGCGGTGGTGTCGGACAAGGGCTACGCCTGGCAATTGCTGCGTGGCATCCCGCTGCGCCATTACAACAAGACTACCTTCAGGCGTATCAAGCGCCTGTTGTTCCACCGTTGA
- a CDS encoding TolC family protein → MNGWRRLTALLALSSLPCLAVGALQACPGPLRPGEALGLSRAVAMALCADPELEAAWRTQLSSQASMEAEQSAYWPTLQGVASTGRANRKTRYEGFSDANSTLDARTSSYGVNLNWVLYDFGLREAKVESARQLLNAASSSRVAKIQQVVLDTSKAFYQVQANDALLEARRSIEALAADSFKVTTAKHQAGAGEQADRLQAQTTYEQARLERVLAEGDLATARGALASALSLSPSTPLRLEALNEPEGQETAFMAGVDALMEQARRNHPSVAKARAEWSSSLARADAERAQGRPKIALYSSYRHDDTPVEQVASRQQIETWTVGLQVTVPIFDGFLARRRTRAAEYEAGAREQDLQQAERSIALSVWRSRQALEARTQALAISRRLVGSASQSYRVALGRYKAGVGSIIELLNAQNDLASAQQRRVSSVVEWYTARLQLAADLGQLGQ, encoded by the coding sequence ATGAACGGGTGGCGACGCTTGACCGCGCTGCTTGCGCTGTCGAGCCTGCCGTGTCTGGCTGTCGGGGCATTGCAGGCGTGCCCCGGGCCTTTGCGCCCGGGGGAGGCGCTGGGTTTGTCGCGGGCGGTGGCCATGGCGCTGTGCGCCGACCCTGAACTCGAGGCGGCCTGGCGCACGCAGCTGAGCAGCCAGGCCAGCATGGAGGCCGAGCAGTCTGCCTACTGGCCGACGCTGCAGGGCGTCGCCAGCACCGGCAGGGCCAACCGCAAGACCCGTTACGAGGGCTTCTCCGACGCAAACTCGACGCTGGATGCGCGTACCAGCAGCTATGGCGTGAACCTCAACTGGGTGCTGTACGACTTCGGCCTGCGCGAAGCCAAGGTGGAAAGTGCCCGGCAACTGCTCAATGCGGCGAGCAGCAGCCGGGTGGCGAAGATCCAGCAGGTGGTGCTCGACACCAGCAAGGCGTTCTACCAGGTGCAGGCCAATGATGCGTTGCTCGAAGCGCGTCGCAGTATCGAGGCGCTGGCCGCTGACAGCTTCAAGGTGACGACCGCCAAGCATCAGGCTGGCGCGGGTGAGCAGGCCGATCGCTTGCAGGCGCAAACCACCTACGAACAGGCCCGGCTCGAGCGGGTGCTGGCCGAGGGTGACCTGGCCACGGCCCGGGGGGCGCTTGCCAGTGCGCTCAGCCTTTCGCCGTCCACGCCGCTACGGCTCGAGGCCCTGAATGAGCCCGAGGGACAGGAAACGGCCTTCATGGCCGGCGTCGATGCCCTGATGGAGCAAGCCAGGCGCAACCACCCGTCCGTGGCGAAGGCTCGCGCCGAATGGTCGTCGAGCCTGGCCAGGGCCGATGCGGAGCGCGCCCAGGGGCGACCGAAGATCGCTTTGTACAGCAGTTATCGGCACGACGACACGCCGGTGGAGCAGGTGGCTTCGCGCCAGCAGATAGAGACCTGGACGGTGGGGCTGCAAGTCACTGTGCCGATTTTCGACGGTTTCCTCGCCCGGCGTCGGACCCGCGCCGCCGAGTACGAAGCCGGTGCGCGTGAGCAGGACCTGCAGCAAGCCGAGCGCAGCATTGCCCTGAGTGTATGGCGCAGCCGCCAGGCCCTCGAGGCGCGCACCCAGGCCTTGGCCATCAGTCGGCGCCTGGTCGGGAGTGCCAGCCAGTCGTACCGGGTGGCATTGGGGCGCTACAAGGCCGGCGTCGGGAGCATCATCGAGCTGCTGAATGCGCAGAACGACCTAGCGAGTGCGCAACAGCGCCGGGTCAGTTCGGTGGTCGAATGGTATACCGCGAGGCTGCAGTTGGCGGCGGACCTGGGGCAATTGGGGCAGTGA